TTATTAACAAGGTAACAGTTTTTTTTTTCTTTTTTTTCTGACATCAACAAGTTAACAGTTAATATCAGGACGTGTAAGAGTAACAAACAAATAAAACCACAAAAAGTTGATACAATGTTAAATCTTAAATTACTATATATGCAAATAAAACCACAAAAAGTTGATACAATGTTAAATCTTAAATTACTATATATGCAAATAAAACCACAAAAAGTTGATACAATGTTAAATCTTAAATTACTATATATGCAAATAAAACCACAAAAAGTTGATACAATGTTAAATCTTAAATTACTATATATGCATGCATGGCTTTGTTTTATGCAAAGATAAGTCGCAAGAATCACGTGTTGATGAGGAAATATAATAACTCAGATTTAATATCCATTCATGACATAGTAAATTTTCAACAACTTATGACCATGACCCTTTTTGTCTCTCTCTCTCTAAATATTTGTAAATAACGGTGTACGTGTTAAAATATACACCTAAAGTTTTGTAAAGATGAGAAGGAAAGCGCAATGCTGAATTTCTATTTCTCGTTGAACAACAATGTCTCCTTTAAAACAAGCTTAGAATCAGATTCAACTTCAGTATGTGATGAGTTTTTCGCACTACACCTTCTCCATAAGCTTGAACTGCTGCTTTCTTCAACATTTGTGGGTGTCTGGTTCTTGCTCTCGACGTAATGAAGACAGACTTGGACAGCATCGTGTACTCTCACAAAGCACCATTCTTTGCCAAAAAGCTCCACAATCCCTGATCTTGCTAGAGTCAAGAGAACCTCTTTGTTCGGATTTGAAATCGCAAGCTGCTCCATTGAAAACCAACACAATCATCACATAGGCTTTTCCAAAATTAGAAGAAGCAAGTTACTAAAAATGAAGGATGATGATTACCTGAATGTCCCTTGTTTTGTATTCCTCGTACAGTTCTTTCAAGGCTTCTACGGCGCTTGAGTCTATGTATGTGACAGCTGCGTTACATCCAAACTATCAATACCCATTAATGTAAGGTTTGAACTTTGGATCAGATAAAGTTGGGGCTTACGAGACATTTCCAGGATAAGAAAGTAGATCCTCTCCACCTCGGGTCCTTTATTAGTGTGTTTATCAAAAGCTACTTCATATTCTCTTAGCCTGCGACAGAGTTGTGTTTAATTCTCTGTGGGATAATAATACAAGGCATGTCCGAAACCAAATGTCACTTTCACCTGTCCTTGATGTAGCTTATGTTGGCAAAATATATGGGAGCGTCTATTCGAACAATCACAATCCCATTGTAAGTGTACGCTTCTGGATACTGCTTCATGTTTCTGTACACAGTGGTTCCTGGAAGACGGCCCAAAACAGCTGCCAAACATATGTAATGGAACGTAATCAAGAAGATGACTTAATACCATTCCAAGAAGAACATTAACTCACCAATATGAGGGTTTGCAGACTCGTGTATAACAAATGCAAGTGAAAAACCGACCTGAAATGCCAAGCATTGTAACCTTTGTAAGTCCTTACTTCATTGCACAACTCATAGAGATTATCCTATCATCACTCCTTTCGATAACAAAGAGATATATGATGGGCTGCAGAGGTAAAACTAAGTGAATCTGAACATACTTACACCAACGAGGACTCCGATCTCTATTCCAAAGAACAGAGTAGTGGTGCTAGTGATGGTCCAAAGAGTAAAATCTCTCTTGTCCACACGCCACAGGAAAATAGCCCCTTCATAGTCCACCTAAAATGGTAGACATCCAGAAAGATTAAATGTGAATATAGTTGCTCAGTAACCAAAAGGCAGTATTATACATGTTCTGGTGGGTTGATTTGAACTTACCAAGCCACTAACAGCAGGGATCACTATTGCAGCTAAAGCACACTGTGAATTTTGACAAACAGTCTTGAGTTAGAAGCCAGATTTTAGTTTCAGAATTTATAAGGACTTTAAGTGAAGTAGCCTACCTGTGGTATATATTTAAACACTGGGGTCAAGAACAGTAGAGAGCATCCTATGATGATCCCTGTTATAAGACCTGATAGACCAGTCTTCGCTTCGCTTTCGCTAATAACCGCTGACCTAGAAAAGGATCCTATAATGATATAGTCAGGGAATCAATCATCAAACTCAAGGTATAGCTTAGAAGTCAGAGTCATCATTTTTTTGAATTTATCAAAGGTAACACATAACATATTGTCACTGGTGGCTTTACTCATCTCAAGATTCAAGATCACATACCTGTAGTCGGATATGCAGAAAATAATGATCCAAATATATTAGCAACACCAAGACCAAACAACTGTCAAGTCACAGGAGAAACAATTGGAACTCTCAAACCAAAGCAACCATAAGATGTTGAGATCAAAAGAACAAGCAGAACAACATTTTATGTTAACAACTGGGACACCACTTGATTTTCTTTATTCATTAGTGTTATTACCTCTGAATTTGAATCCAACTCGTATCTGTTTTTCGCTGCTAGTGCTTTGGCAATACCTACAGATTCCTAGATTAAAAAAAGTTGAACTAGCACATCAGTCGAATCAGTACATATTGTCAGAACATACAAACTGCATCTGAACCTAGTCAAGAAACTCTCTTCTGCTTCTCAAGAGGTCAGACTACTCTTATATCTCAGTCATATCCAACAATTTACAGATTTTTAAGGTTAAGTTCAGTTGCATTTCGCCTATGTCTACTTGGAGGAAGTGTATGAAGGTTATATCTCACCAGGATGGCCACACCAGTGATGAGTGCCGCTGTTGGAAGCAATAATTTTGCATGATCAAAACTTTTTGGTAAAGAAAACTTTGGAAGGCCTTGAGGTATATCTCCCACCTGAAACATCCTAAAAACTTTGCAATTACTACAAACACTTAAACAGCTATGCAGCTTCAGTGAAGAATCTGACCAGTGAGATGGAAGGTGAATGGAACACTTTCGCAATGGTCGTACCAAGAGCAAGCCCTGTGAGCGGCCCTGCTGCTCGTATAAACTGGAGTTCCTTGTTTGCTTTTCCCTGCCACGAAACATCATGCCTTAGCATAATAAACGTAATTAGGGAAAACAAGAACTAGCATAGGAAAGAACAAGACGCATACCACATGCTTCATTACTAGGAGGATCACCAGAATGGTAGATCCCAACAAGAAAGGTGGCCACTTAAACTGCAAAACGAAACCCAGGGGAAGTTAGACACAAGAGGTCTAAGGAGGTTGGCAAAAGAGCAGAGTATTCTAAAGTCAACTCAGGCGAAAAGAACAAGGCTTTCACCTGATCAGCTCCAGCTATTACACTCTCAACAAGTGGGACAATCTTGCTGCTCCGGGAAACGTTGTACCCCAGAAAGTATTTCAATTGGGATAATCCAATCACAATAGCTGAAGCAGTTGTAAATCCAGAAATGACCGAGTGACTTATGAAACGAATAAGCCATCCAAGCCTGTGTTGGAAACACAAACAAACGGTTTGTTTCTAATACTTAGAATACATACAGGTCATGCCAAGCACAAGTAAGCTAAAAGAGTGAAGAGAAGACTATAATATACCTTAAAAAACCCATGATGCACTCAAATATTCCAACAAGAAGTGCCAACAAAATGGCGAGCTCAGTGTATAGCTCTTCAGATGGATCAACGATTCCACCCAAAGCGTTGGAGACGAGAAGAGAGACCAATGCTACAGGTCCAACTGCAAGCTGGCGAGATGAGCCGAATACGGCATACACAAACACCGGCACGAATGAGGAGTCTACAAACAAAACAAAATGAACTGAGCTTATCCTGTTACATTAATGAATTCATAAAAAGGTCTGAATCAAAATGAACTCACATAAGCCATATATTGGTTGAAGCCCAGCTAACTTCGCATACGACATTGACTGCTCAATTTCATGAAAAAAACAAAAGTTATCCGAAGAACAAAGATAGACTTGTAAGAGAATCAAACAAAACAAAAACAAAAACTAAGAAACAGAGATTACCTGGGGCACAAGCATAATACCAACGGTGATGCCAGCCATGAGATCAAGCTTAAAGTACTGATGCCACCGGTAATTTCGAATCCAAACGAAGCAAGGAAATAACGTATCCAACCAGTCGAAGAACGTCATACTCTTGATCTTCGCCGTCCATCCGGAGAAAAGTTCATGGAAGGGAATGGATGGACGGCGAGGACCATCATCAGAAGAGGTGGAATCGGGATGCCGTAGAGGAATGACCTTAACAGGAATAGCCGGAGAAGAAGAAGAGGAGGAGGCGGTGGTGGTGAAAGACATCGGAATTGGGTGGGGGTAGAGAGATCAAATGTGAAGAAGAGCGACGTATCACTGATTGTAGCATGAAGAAACAGAGAGCAAAACGTAGTGCCAGAGAGGAAGGATGAGGACGCAAAGCCGGCTACATTCATTATGGTATGTGTATATAATATGACAACGTGTCTTACTAATCACTATGCTTACTGTTTTGTTATAAGCCTTTGACTCCACATTTTAAGTATGCAACATAATGTGATTAGGTGTTGTTCGATGCTGGTGACTAGGCTGGACGTTTTAACCAAAAACCGAACCAAATTTTATAAATAGTTCCTATATTTATGTCCTATTATTCGAAATAACAAAAATAAAAATAAACACTCACGATACATTAGTTTTAACCCACGTACTTGAAAATGAAACAATATAAGTTCCATCTACAATTTGCAAAGATGCTTAATACCAAGAGTATGTAACAGAACAAGAGAAACAAGGCATATATTTAAGACACATAACTAGATGTTGTTGGTGCTATCACTTCTCAGGGTAGCTCCACAAATATTGGCACAGAAGATACCTGACTTCTTCTTTCTCACTTGGGCAAGGACACAGAAGCTCCTTAGCGTTGCCTTAGAGGTCTCTGTAAAACATAAGTTCGAGGTTTGTATATTTTTTTCTTAAAAGGGAAAAAAAAGGAAAATGAGTGGGGAGTGTAAATGGCTTTACCCTTGGTTCATCGTTAGCTTCACGGGGTTGTCTGCTACTTCTAGTGTTTCTGTCTGCAACAACCTCTGGCTTGTCATGCTTATAAAACGCTTCTAAGGCTCTTCTAGCAAATGGGCGGACTAGATTCACTTCCATTGCCGATACATTCTCCATCTGAGTTTGTGAATTAGGGATATGGTTTATTATAAGAATCACTCTTGAGATGTAATGATAGAAAAGGTAACGTCAAGAAGAAGCAATATAGAGACAGTTACCTTTACTGCAGATGTACCTAGAAATGTGCCCAAGTTATTCTCCAGTTTGTGAAGCCGCACATCTCTAATGTCCTCAACTAGCGATCTTACCTATAGTACAAAGTTTCAATAACGAAGAGCTCTAAACGCTTGAAGGACTTTTAACCACGTGGGTTTGGAATGGGAGAGACAGATGTTATTAAATTTACCATGTACATGTCTGGAATATCATCACGTGCACTGCCAAAAGTAAGATTTGTTACAAATATTTCATCATCACTCTCAGATACTAAAGATGCAAAGAGGGGGAGCAACGAAACAAGTAGAGTCTAAAGATTACATACTGATCAAAAAGTAGTCTAGCAATCTCCACGTAACTAAATGGTAATGCCTGAAATTTCGACTGAGGTTCCCGTTCTGCTTCCAAGACCTGAGTCAAATTGTCTGGAGTTTCGCAAAGAACGAAGCAACGAGAAACAGTTAAAAGCTTAAGCATTCAAAATTTCATCTGCAAAATGTGAAATCTTTTGACGTACCAACAGACAACCACCCTGGAGGCCGGAAAGTACATTTTCCTCTACGCTTCAGAGCCACTGCAAGCCACAGAGGCACTTGTATTGGAATCTGAGGAATGAACCGGCCAAAATCCCCCTGTCACCGGTTCAAAAGCTAATGGTTAGTCAAAAATTCACCACAAGGTTTCAAGATTGTATAAAGCTGTGGAGAGATTACAGCGATGAAATTGAGGGGCTCCATGTTCATATTGGGAACAATCTCCACCAGTTCGTCCTCTGCCATAAACTCAACCTGGTAGAAAATGCTAAAATCAATTATATCACTGCAGACCGAAGAAACAAGTATAAACAAAGAGGAAAGAGAAGAAGAACCTCTTCAGGAGAGAATAGTGAGACATGAGGATCAGTCTGTCCAGCCATTGGATATATCTCAGTTTCCACACCTAAATGGAAAAAAAAAAACAGATTACTACTGTGTGATATTATACAACATGAAGTCCAAAGCAGCGAACACACATTAGATACTCAAAGAACATATCACTAATGAGCCTAACTCACACACAAAAGAAATTTCAAGAATAGAGAATTGCCACAGACTTAGATATTGTCCACAAAGCTGAGAAAAATTCAAAGTGGTAATATAGTCATCCCTCGTTGACATTTAATCGAACAACTTGTCTACATAAGAAATTCCTCCGTATTTTCCTAGCAAAATTCTCCGGTTCGGATCTCAGCAGCATCAAGAATCTATAATATGAACATCTAGTGTGATCTAACGATCAAACATCGTAAATTTCAGAGGATACGCTGTAAAGTGAGAGATGAGCCTTATTCCTGAATCGCGATATTGATCCCGAGATTACCTGAGTTAGATTCCGTGTGATTCCTGGAAGATCAGATCAATCCCTTCCCAAAGTAAACGACGAAGAGAAGAGGGGCTTCGATCACTGGCGTGGCGTAGAAAGCTTCGACTAGTCTTTTTTTTTTTTTTTTCTTTTTTTTTGGCGGGAAATCAGATCTCGGTGAAGCGGGAAATGAACTCCGCATGTATGTTTCTGTTAGACGCGGTATTTTAATTGAACCAGACTCAAACCGAAATCAAAATTTTAAACCGGATCCAATTTTATAATGGCAACCACCACTAATTTTATATTTTAGTCAAATGAAATATGGTAAAAGCCATGTTTGTGTTGTATTCATACTTCATAGCAAGACTTTCATTATATATTTTAAATTGAAAATTGACTTCTGTAACACGTATCGAAACTCTTTCGTGTTAATGGCTTTCACGTCATGACGACTTTTTCTCCTAATCTTAAAAAAAAAGTTACAAGCCAATGTTGAATCAACACGAGGCTTCATTGCAGGCACGATTGTTACTTACGATCTCATATCTTCCAACATTTAATCATTTGTAAGAAGCTTCTTCACTAAACTCATGATTAGTTTGCTTTTTCGTCAAGACTCCATAACACAGACGAAATGAAACTTGAAGACTTACTTGGGGAAGAAGAAACCAAAGATCAAAACAGCGTAGCGGCTCTTCTTGATCATCATCGCCGTCTAAACCGCCAGGAATCGCAACAGCAAGTAAGTGTCAAAACTCATGTACAATTCTTGATGAATCTTCACTCTTCGTCTAAACCGCCAGGAATCGCAACAGCAAGTAAGTGTCAAAACTCATGTACAATTCTTGATGAATCTTCACTCTTCATAACATATATATATATTTTTTTTTTTTTTTTTTTTCTTATTTTTGCAGCCAGCGGAAGTGAAGGATGATTATAAAAGTGAAGAAGAGAAGAAAGACTTGTTAAAGAAGAAACAAAAGCGTCGTCTTCAAAGGGATGTAGTGAAAATGCAAGGAGAGCTAGAGGACGAGCAAGCACTCAACAAGGCTTTACGTGATATGCTTCGTGGTCCTGTCATGTCTCAGCCTCGTCTCTCTTTACTGCTTCTTCCTCCTCAGGCACGTTTATTTGTTCACCAACTCTGCAGTTTAAATGTTTGAATGAATAAATGAAACTATTGGGATTATATAAACATTAATGGACCATGAGCTTAAATCTCTAAAGTGTCTAAAAATATAAATTTCACCTTGGGAGTGTCAATGAAACATAATTAACATATAAAAGACTTGCATCATTTTATTTATTGTCATTTGGTTTTAAGATTGGAATTCTATAACACGTAACACCGGTATTACAACTCCTAAACCTAACTATTAAAGAGGTTTAGCTAGTACTTCGGAAAAACATGATTTTGAAGTGTTTTGAGATTGTATAGGTTCAAGAGCTAATAGAGGAGCTTGGGACGGTTGAGGCAGAGATACTCTGCCTCGAGAAACGAATCCAAGACCTGAAACTTGATGTGCATAGTGAGAGGAAAGAGAATCAAGAACTTGAAGCCAATCTTGATGGAGAGGAAGAAGAAGAGAGGATGATGACTCCTAAGAGACTACTACTAAGGCAGAATCATCTTCCTTGCAACGCTGACAATGCCATTACAAAGATGAGATCGGACGATCTAAAACAAAGATACAAGTCCTATAGTTGTGAAAATCCTCATCTTGTCAAGGATATTCAAAACAACAGTCTTGGTACTCACGCATCAATTGGATCATCCATGGAATTCTCATCAAGAAGCCACTCTTCAACTTTTTATGATGGAACATCAAGAACGCAAGAGAAGAAGAAGAACGTGCAAGAGACGACACCAAATGGAATATCAGAAGGTCTGGTGAAGTGCTTGATGGGAATCTATCTTGAACTCAACAGGTCATCGCGTGAGCGAGAAGGGTCGAGAACGGTTTCAAAGCTGAGCCTCTCACACTTGAAGAACGCTTCTTTTAAACGCAAATCGGTGTATGATCAGAACGCATCGAATCTTGATCCTTATGGAGTTGTAATGGGGACTTCTTTTAGAGACATTGGAGAGTACAAGAACTTCATCCACATTACTCGAACCTCCATTGATGTTAGTCGTTTGTCTGATTGCTCAACTTCTATTGTCAATCTAAGGTACTTCAGATCCCTTCTTAAATCATCTCCTGAGGTCACAACATTTAATAATCTGTATATAATAAAAGATGCTTTTGTAGGGTTTTGAAGGAGAAGTTGAGCAAAGTTGACTTGAGTTTCTTGAACCACAAGAAAAAGATGGCCTTCTGGATCAATACCTACAATGCTTGCGTCATGAGTGTAACTTGCTTCACTCTAAACATGCTTATTTTCTTTGTTTTTTTGGTACAATATTTTCTTTGTTAACATGGAAGTTTCGGACTTTATACCCATAATCTTTCCCATAGCAAAAATGGTTTGAGCTCAGAGCACAATGAAACCAACCACTTTCATTACCACTAGGTTACCAACACATGCATTTTTTGTTGAAACAAAGTCAAGTGTTTTAAAAACCCTAATTTGTTTTGCAGGGATTTCTAGAACATGGATTACCTTCATCAAAGGAGAAACTACTGACCATTCTAAAAATGGTAATAAATACATCACAAAAAAATTCATTTTTAACTTCTCATACTTCTTCGGTTTCAAATTAATTGTTGTTGTAAAATATTTTTTTTTGTTACAAAACTAAGTGTTGTTTTATGATTCTAGCGCAGTTTTTATAATTTTTTTTTTTGCTTTTAATTAAACTAAAAACAAAAATGCTATAAAATTTTAATAATTAAATAAAATCAAAACTAAACATGTAACTATTTTTTTAGTTTGCGTGAGAAACGGAATGAGTACTTATTTACATTACTTGTGTTGTAAGGCGACAATTGACGTGGGAGGAACGCAACTGTCTGCTCTCGATATCGAAGGATCCATCTTGCAGAGTCCATGCGAACCAAGAGAAACTGTAAGTATTGATGTTTACGCAAACATCCAGTCCTTTGAAGTTGTTACGAGTGGTTATCAAAATGTTTTGTTCTTTTCATCCGACCAATAGGTTTCAACTGGTGAAAACGAAGCAAGACTACAGAAACGGTACGGTTTCAGATGCATAGAACCAAACCTAATGTTCGTGCTTTGTCGTGGAGATTGGTCTTCACCTGCAGTAAGTTCACTCTTGTTCTTCATACGAGATCATAAGCTGATAAGCATTATTTCAAAATTAGTAACTAACAAAGTACATATGATGAACCAGTTGAGAGTCTATACAGCAGAAGATGTGGTGAACGAACTAATCAAAGCAAGAACAGAGTATTTAGAAGCTTCAATAGGTATCTCAGGGAGGAAAAAGATTGTGATTCCGAGATTCTTGCACAAGCGTTTTCGAGATTTTGCGGAAGATGAAGGGTCATTAGTTGAATGGATATGCAGCCAATTACCTCCAGTTCAACGGTGCTTGCAGGTCAAGGAAACAGCGGTCGAGTGGTTGAAAAAGAAAGGTGAGTCGTCTTTGAACAAGTTGGTAGAAGTGCGGCCTCATGAATACGAGTTTCGATATCTCTTGCCTTTGTAGATGTAAAATGCTTCACTTGGTGTATTTGGAGCACGAAATGATGTTGTTCTATATATGTGTGTGTCAACGTGTGTGCAAAGAGAAATTTGGGTTTGTGAATTTTGATTAATTTGATTTTTTGGAAATTCAGTTTCTGACTTTACGATAAAAATCCAGTGTTTTAGCTTCATTTACACGATATCATGAATAACTTTCAGATCAATCATTCCTTTTATCTTATTTCAGTTCAAATAAGCTTTAATTTTTTTAAAAAAAAAATTGATGTACAACCGAAAAAAATAAATATACTTTGAGTGTGACCCAAAAAATACATACACTGTAATAATATACTTTGAGTGTGACTCAAAAAATACACACACTGTAATAATATACATGACCGATTCAGTTTTGTTATGCCTTTCCACATACACTACTAGATAACATAAACGAGATATACATTTACAAACCGAAGGCTGAGGACATCACATCTCAAACAGAGGAACAAAACAGAGGACAAATCTCATCTGTGACTGTGAGCGAGTCTCACTCTTTTAAAATGGTTAAGCTGAACTCAAGTAACTTGTTCGGCTAATGGATTAACGATATTAATGCTAGAGTTCTTATATGCATAATAGACGAGAAGGGCGTGCTACAGACATTACCTGCCTACTTCCTTAAACAATGAATTTTTGGATACTCACTAACAATGGTAAAAGATTCTTGTTAGTGCGTTCTTCTTATTCCATCTTCATGTTAAGGTCAAGTGTATTTGTATGAAGAGTGAGCTTGTGGGTGGTTAATCCTCACGGCCAAGGACCCCTATTCTTGGATAGAGACCAATGCAAACTAGGGAAACAACAGATTTTATGGCAGATATTTTATTACAAAGCAAATTCCGAGTAACATAAAAAGCTTAAAAGAAACAGCAAGCAAACAAAACATAAGGATTAAAGCAAAAGCTCACAAAACAACAAAGCTGGAACACTTAATCAACTTCTTCAATCTTAGGTCCAGCACCACCACTTCCACCAGCAGGAACATCATCATCCATCCCTCCAGCACCCATATCGCCACCAGCACCACCTTGATACATCCTCGCAATAATCGGATTACAAAGCGACTCCAGCTCCTTCATCTTATCCTCAAACTCATCAGCCTCAGCCAACTGGTTCCCATCCAACCACTCAATCGCCTGATCAATCGCATCCTCAATCTTCTTCTTATCCGCCGCCTCAAGCTTAGACGCAATCTTCTCATCCTTGATCGTGTTCCTCATATTGTACGCATAGTTCTCCAACGCATTCTTGGCATCAACCTTCTTCTTATGCTCCTCATCCTCAGCTTTATACTTCTCCGCTTCTTGCACCATCTTCTCAATCTCCTCCTTTGACAGCCTCCCTTTATCGTTAGTGATGGTAATCTTGTTCTTCTGTCCAGTAGTCTTATCCTCCGCCGAGACGTTGAGGATGCCGTTAGCGTCGATGTCGAAACAGACGGTGATCTGAGGGACACCACGCGGCGCAGGAGGGATGCCGCTGAGCTCGAACTTCCCTAAAAGATTGTTGTCTTTTGTCCTCGCTCTCTCTCCTTCGTAGACTTGGATCAACACACCAGGCTGGTTGTCCGAGTAAGTAGAGAAGATCTGCTCCTTCTTTGTCGGAATCGTCGTGTTCCTGGGGATCAAAACCGTCATAACACCACCGGCAGTCTCCAAGCCCAACGACAAAGGAGTGACGTCAAGAAGCAGCAAATCTTGAACCTTCTCGTTCCCTTCACCGGTCAAGATCGCAGCCTGGACCGCCGCGCCGTAAGCGACGGCCTCGTCGGGGTTAATACTCTTACAAAGCTCCTTCCCGTTGAAGAAGTCTTGGAGAAGCTGCTGCACTTTAG
The DNA window shown above is from Brassica oleracea var. oleracea cultivar TO1000 chromosome C3, BOL, whole genome shotgun sequence and carries:
- the LOC106331849 gene encoding probable sulfate transporter 4.2 translates to MSFTTTASSSSSSPAIPVKVIPLRHPDSTSSDDGPRRPSIPFHELFSGWTAKIKSMTFFDWLDTLFPCFVWIRNYRWHQYFKLDLMAGITVGIMLVPQSMSYAKLAGLQPIYGLYSSFVPVFVYAVFGSSRQLAVGPVALVSLLVSNALGGIVDPSEELYTELAILLALLVGIFECIMGFLRLGWLIRFISHSVISGFTTASAIVIGLSQLKYFLGYNVSRSSKIVPLVESVIAGADQFKWPPFLLGSTILVILLVMKHVGKANKELQFIRAAGPLTGLALGTTIAKVFHSPSISLVGDIPQGLPKFSLPKSFDHAKLLLPTAALITGVAILESVGIAKALAAKNRYELDSNSELFGLGVANIFGSLFSAYPTTGSFSRSAVISESEAKTGLSGLITGIIIGCSLLFLTPVFKYIPQCALAAIVIPAVSGLVDYEGAIFLWRVDKRDFTLWTITSTTTLFFGIEIGVLVGVGFSLAFVIHESANPHIAVLGRLPGTTVYRNMKQYPEAYTYNGIVIVRIDAPIYFANISYIKDRLREYEVAFDKHTNKGPEVERIYFLILEMSPVTYIDSSAVEALKELYEEYKTRDIQLAISNPNKEVLLTLARSGIVELFGKEWCFVRVHDAVQVCLHYVESKNQTPTNVEESSSSSLWRRCSAKNSSHTEVESDSKLVLKETLLFNEK
- the LOC106333428 gene encoding uncharacterized protein LOC106333428 gives rise to the protein MKLEDLLGEEETKDQNSVAALLDHHRRLNRQESQQQPAEVKDDYKSEEEKKDLLKKKQKRRLQRDVVKMQGELEDEQALNKALRDMLRGPVMSQPRLSLLLLPPQVQELIEELGTVEAEILCLEKRIQDLKLDVHSERKENQELEANLDGEEEEERMMTPKRLLLRQNHLPCNADNAITKMRSDDLKQRYKSYSCENPHLVKDIQNNSLGTHASIGSSMEFSSRSHSSTFYDGTSRTQEKKKNVQETTPNGISEGLVKCLMGIYLELNRSSREREGSRTVSKLSLSHLKNASFKRKSVYDQNASNLDPYGVVMGTSFRDIGEYKNFIHITRTSIDVSRLSDCSTSIVNLRVLKEKLSKVDLSFLNHKKKMAFWINTYNACVMSGFLEHGLPSSKEKLLTILKMATIDVGGTQLSALDIEGSILQSPCEPRETVSTGENEARLQKRYGFRCIEPNLMFVLCRGDWSSPALRVYTAEDVVNELIKARTEYLEASIGISGRKKIVIPRFLHKRFRDFAEDEGSLVEWICSQLPPVQRCLQVKETAVEWLKKKGESSLNKLVEVRPHEYEFRYLLPL
- the LOC106332121 gene encoding DNA replication complex GINS protein PSF2 isoform X2, which gives rise to MSTRDDYITTLNFSQLCGQYLSVETEIYPMAGQTDPHVSLFSPEEVEFMAEDELVEIVPNMNMEPLNFIAGDFGRFIPQIPIQVPLWLAVALKRRGKCTFRPPGWLSVDNLTQVLEAEREPQSKFQALPFSYVEIARLLFDHARDDIPDMYMVRSLVEDIRDVRLHKLENNLGTFLGTSAVKMENVSAMEVNLVRPFARRALEAFYKHDKPEVVADRNTRSSRQPREANDEPRRPLRQR
- the LOC106332121 gene encoding DNA replication complex GINS protein PSF2 isoform X1, producing the protein MSTRDDYITTLNFSQLCGQYLSLWQFSILEISFVCVETEIYPMAGQTDPHVSLFSPEEVEFMAEDELVEIVPNMNMEPLNFIAGDFGRFIPQIPIQVPLWLAVALKRRGKCTFRPPGWLSVDNLTQVLEAEREPQSKFQALPFSYVEIARLLFDHARDDIPDMYMVRSLVEDIRDVRLHKLENNLGTFLGTSAVKMENVSAMEVNLVRPFARRALEAFYKHDKPEVVADRNTRSSRQPREANDEPRRPLRQR
- the LOC106332121 gene encoding DNA replication complex GINS protein PSF2 isoform X3, which encodes MAGQTDPHVSLFSPEEVEFMAEDELVEIVPNMNMEPLNFIAGDFGRFIPQIPIQVPLWLAVALKRRGKCTFRPPGWLSVDNLTQVLEAEREPQSKFQALPFSYVEIARLLFDHARDDIPDMYMVRSLVEDIRDVRLHKLENNLGTFLGTSAVKMENVSAMEVNLVRPFARRALEAFYKHDKPEVVADRNTRSSRQPREANDEPRRPLRQR